One window of Thermoplasmatales archaeon genomic DNA carries:
- a CDS encoding DUF2080 family transposase-associated protein → MVRRLELNNGNLILNEDEIEGFLERTVTPIGTSGKADIPRRYIGRRVYVIITKNPGTVQEKGKK, encoded by the coding sequence ATGGTGAGAAGACTGGAATTGAATAACGGTAATCTTATCTTGAATGAGGACGAGATAGAAGGGTTTCTGGAGAGAACAGTGACGCCAATAGGTACTTCAGGGAAGGCAGATATTCCCAGAAGATACATAGGAAGAAGGGTTTATGTGATAATCACAAAAAATCCTGGAACTGTTCAGGAAAAGGGTAAAAAATAA